From Amaranthus tricolor cultivar Red isolate AtriRed21 chromosome 4, ASM2621246v1, whole genome shotgun sequence:
gacaaattttcaaatgagattACTTAATGTACATTTATTGTCTTAAGTTCTTAACGATCATTTGTAACCTTAGAGTGATCATTTATGGtttaaaaatgatcacttttaatAGTCAAAGAAATCTTTTACAACCTTTAAATAATTAGTTATAATCTTACAATGATCAATTCCAGAAATATATGACATATTTCATAATGAGACGATTTTTATACAAGACTCGTTGTTATGTGATGACTAATAGTAATGTGGTGGTAACAATGACCAATTACCAATATAATGTAATGTTATGGTTAATTTCCAATAATTGAAGCTCTACATGATGATGGAATTTGGTTGACATTGCCATATTCCAGATATACATGCCTGCAGTGCAGGGAAGAAAGTATTTTCTTCAATAAATTCTCTTAGCACTTGTATTCATCAGGTGTCAACAGTTTTAGACTAAGAGTTGGCGCCTAGATTGTCTATTTAAGAACTTCTCCAACCAAATTCTCTGTAGAAAACGTGTATAATCACAAGTATAAATACTTAAGCCTACCTTATTTAGTATgggctatgttactcggactcttctttttgcttcacgtacccatgTCTGATCCTTGATACTCGGACATTAGTATGGCACATAGACTGAATGATGAAAGTTCTTGTAAACTGCTTTTCAACTCTCCAGCTGGAGTTCTTGCTGGAATCATGAAAATTTTGCTTAGATTGAActttgaatgaatttttttGAAGAGATTTGGTATGAACTTGTTCGAGTTATGGTCCATTTCAGGTCATGCAAATTCCAGATTCCTTTGAGACTATATCAGATTATTTAAGATCCTATGTTTATCCGCTTTTAGAAGAGACACGGGTAGATCTTCGTTCAAGTTTGGAGATACTATCAAGAGCACCTTATGCTGAAATAGTGCAATATCATCCAAGCGGACGTGATCAATCTCAACATTTGTATGACATTCAAGTAGATGAATGGAGAAACAGATTTAATGATCGGGGCAAGGAGCCATACAAAACTTTGCCGGGTGATATATTTGTCCTAGTGAAATCTCGGCCTGAAACAATCTATGATTTGCAAACGCTGGCACAAATATGGACATTGGCCTCGGTAACAAAAATTCCCAAAGTCGATTCAGAGTACGAGGTAGATGATAATAGTTCATCAACGTCTTTCAAAGTGATAGCATCAAAGGACTTCGATTCAAAGGATAGGGAAGATGATAACAACTCTCTTTTTCTGGTGTTTTTGATGAATAGCACCACCAACAAAAGAATATGGAATGCCCTACACATGTCTAAAAATACGAGAATCATCCAGGGAGTTCTGCAAATGAACAACGCGGTTAGTTTTGCATTGTATTATAGTTGGATTCTATTTGTTCATCTGAGACAGTGACATAATTTCCATCTTAAGCTATTGTGACTAGCATTAGAGTACTGCATTTTGAGATCTAGGGGGGTTCAGCAGCATGCTTTTATGACCTTTTTAGCAGCTCATCTAACTTCAAAATGCTATTTAACAACCATGTGTTTGGGGCATGTAGAAAGGGTAGTTGAGTTAGAAACATTACCAATGATTTGAGTCGTTATGCCGTGTGCCCATTTTCATGACGTATCATTTAgggttagaggtgttcaacgggccgGAGTGGGTCAAAGCCCGTCTAAACCCGACCCATGTGACCTGTTCTTTAGAAGTttatataatagttttttaattcTACTTTATGGCCCGTTGGGTCAACCCACCTATGTGtatcataatatcatataaaaatattaaaaaaagtggtaaaaatttTTTCGCAActaatttctataattatcCGACCTGACACGGCCTGATCCTTTACACCAAGTAGGGATAATGGCCCGACCCGTTATTGACCTGACCCGCTAATGACAGGTTAAATGTGAACCGACCCTTGACCCGTTGGTTCAACCTGCCTCGTTAAACAGCTCTATTTAGGATGTTGGCATGTAGGCGCAAGTGGTAAGCAGACATGTTAACTTGATGTTATAGAAGGTATCTCAATTACATAATTGTATGTACATGTGAATTTCAGGATGAAGACAGTGAGAATCCTTGTGGTTCATTTAACAATGACTGCTTTTTTGAAGACTCTTGTATGGAAAGTTTAAATTCCTCGCAAAAAGAGGCTGTCGTAGCTTCACTGCAAGCAGTACAATGTGAGAATAAGTCTCGTGTTCAACTTGTCTGGGGTCCACCAGGGACCGGAAAAACAAAAACTCTTGGTACTTTATTATATTATCTCAGGAGAATGAACATTAGAACATTGATATGTGCTCCAACAAATGTTGCCATCACAGAAGTAGCTGGTCGTCTTTTGGAGCAAATTACCAGCTCGTTTCCAAAGGATTCAGGAGGCTTCTTGGGTGATATACTCCTCTTTGGAAACAAACAAAGGTTAAAAGTAGGAACAAAAATAGAAGATGTATACCTTGATTATcgtctcaagagactagctgaatgTTTTGCTCCCATAACTGGATGGAGGGGCTGTTTCATATCGTTATCAAATTTTCTAGAGGATTGTGCTTCCCAATATGAAGTTTATGTGGAAAATGTGTTGATCAAGAGCCGGGAAGAAGGCATTGATGAACGTGATTGTACTGGAAAAATCGAACCGTTTCATGTTTTCTTTAGAAATCGGTTCAAGGCAGCTGTAAAACCTGTCAAGCACTGCATTTCTATTTTTTGCACCCATGTGTCTAAAGGTGTCATTGGAGAACATAATCTGACAGAGATGGTGTTTCTCATGACTCTGCTCGAGTCCTTTGAAGAATTAGTATTTCAAGATGGTTTGAGTTCTCATGAACTATTAAAACATTTTTCTTCGAAGGAAGTTGAGAATCCTTCTGCAGTTGTGGTGGACTTTAAGAATATACATCTGCTTGAAGCAAATAGGATGAAATGCATTTCTGTGTTAAGAACTCTGCACCGATCTCTTGGTGGGAAATTCCCCAATATTATGAATAAAGAATCCTTAACTGAGCTCTGCTTTCAAATGGCATCAATAATCTTCTGCACCGCATCGAGCTCTTATAAGCTTTACACAACACCCGTGGAGCCACCAAGCCTTTTAGTTGTAGATGAAGCAGCACAATTGAAGGAATGCGAGTCGGCAATACCCTTGCAGCTCCCTGGTGTACGGCATGCTATACTTTTCGGAGATGAGTGCCAATTGCCAGCAATGGTTAATAGTAAGGTGTGCTTAATTTTAAAGTACTCTTGTGTTCCTCAAAGCTCAAATTTTAAATGGCATTCAATATTCCttttaacattttcctttttagatGTCTGAGAATGCTGGTTTCGGACGTAGCTTATTTGAAAGATTGAGTTCACTGGGTTGGCCAAAGTACCTCTTAAATGTGCAATACAGAATGCATCCAGCAATCAGTTCATTTCCTAACACGGTAATCTACTTGAAGCAAATTTCGGATGCCCCTTGCGTTAGGAAAAAGAGCTATGAGAGACAGTTTCTTCCTGGGATGATGTATGGGCCTTATTCTTTCATAAACATTTACGAGGGACGGGAGGAGCATGATGATGATGGGCGTAGTCGAAGAAATATGGTTGAGGCTGCAGTGATTGCTAAAATACTTCATAATCTCCATAAGAGTATGTTTTGATGATTGCATGATCATATTGCCTCAAATTCTATTCAATTgatagtttttttgtttttatggtGCAGCAGTTTAGTGGAGCAAACAACTAGAAGTATATGTGTAAATAAATGTAGTTTTATTTTGATGGAAGTGAAAATCTATTTGTTGCATCCATACCtttctaaatataaaaattatagatTTACAAGTTTACATGGTAGATAATTGTATGAATGGAGATCAAGAATTCATTTGGACAACCATTGAGATTGACTTATTGGTTCATATAGTCAGCCTTAATTTTTAAAGATCAAGTTTTTGGCCTTGTTCTGTATAGAAAACATTGAGAAATAATTCATGAGCTCTTGGAGCCTCTTTTTAGGTTGTGCTATGCTTTTATACATGTCATGTTAGCTTCAAAGTAActcattgtttttgttttgcaaTGCAGCATGGCGACACTCAACGCAGAGGCTTTCTGTTGGGGTTATATCTCCGTATGCCGCACAAGTTGTGGCCATTGAGGAGATGTTAGGGAGAAGATATGAAAACCTTGATAACTTTGGTGTGAAGGTGAGATCTGTTGATGGGTTCCAAGGGGGAGAGGAGGACATCATCATATTTTCATCGGTAAGATCTAATAATGCAGGAGAAATTGGGTTTATTTCAAGTTCTCGGCGTACAAATGTGGCCCTCACCAGGGCAaggtatatttttgaatttgtttgtttatttttgttttttaaagggTTGTTTCTAAAAATATTAGTTAAGTAAAATCTTATCTTATGCAGGCATTGTCTTTGGGTACTTGGAAATgaaaaaactttgatgaaaagtGATTCAATTTGGAAAAAGTTAGTCTTAAATGCTAGGGAGCGTTGTTGTTTTTTCAATACCGATGAAGACAAGAGCTTGACTGAAGCCATCATAGATATTAAGAAGGAGCTGAACCAACTCGATGAGTTGCTTAATAAGGATAGTGTAGTTTTTAAAAGTGCGAGATGGAAGGTATGATCTCTTTTTTAACTATATGTTATTTAAAgattgaaaacgatcgccaaatacttacgatgttaagaacaaacaacaatgagcaaaattaagtttgacaaagtaacaaacaaggacacaaagatttaaggaggttcacccaatgatggctacgtcctccgtggtgtgtagtttatgtttatattatatcaaatgaatacaaacaatacttcaatatgaagaattacaattgagatagagataacaacaataggctatgtgtttggcttaagggttgtgtttgatgtgttttgcatacatgaagtgtgggtatgagagccctatttatagtgctaggtacttgaagatgaatggctcacataaatacatagttaatttagggtaatgaatactatgaaataactctaagaacttgaaaaggcattatctcaagagtcacacacatgagactcttcaccttaatcttcattaacaccaataattcccatgaatactcttcaccttattacacccttttggattccacaactcaagagtcacacacatgaattcaaccctttaatgtgcactcaagtcacacattagtatagtatcatttataatcacattagtatactaccattcataacaaagaTCTTTCGGAGAATGACAGATTTTAACGCATTACCCGTCTCGTGTTTTAAGGTTATGTTTAGTGACAATTTTGTCAAAAGCTTTTCGAAGCTTCCATCAACTGGGGCAAAGAAGTCAGTTATGAATCTGCTTGTGAAACTGTCAAATGGCTGGAGGCCTAGGAAAGTAAAAGCTGATCCTGCTTGTGAGAGCTCTGTACAGATTGTTAAACAATACAAAGTTGAAGGTCGCTATGTTATTTGCACAAATGACATTGTGAAAGAATCTCATGGGTATATTCAAGTGCTGAAGATATGGGATGTTGTGCTACTGGACGATGTAGCGAAGTTGGTTAAAAGACTTGATAATATATATGCAACCTTCACTGATGATTTCCGAAGTCATTGCAAGGATCGGGGACTTGATGGGTACGCATTTTTCCTACATTTtctgttaaaattgaaacttatcGTTGTCATTTCATAATTGAGAGAGACGAATACTAAAACTATTACTTTTTCATTTGTAATGAATATCTTAGGGAGCTTGAAGTCCCAAGAATGTGGAGTAATTCAATTGACATTGTCCGTTATAAAAGCAACGATGTCGAGCCAACAAGTGCTTGTGATGGTGATTTAGATGTCACAAATTATGCTGAAAATGCTAAAGTTAGCGAAAGTTTATTGTTAATGAAGTTCTACTCTCTGTCTGCTGGCTTAGTAGGTCACCTTCTGTCTGATTCTGACGGTAAAGCTTTGGATTTGCCTTTTGAAGTAACAGACGAGGAGTTTCAGATAATTCGTCATCAAAAAagttcctttattttaggaaggTCTGGTACCGGAAAGACAACCGTGTTAACCATGAAACTATATCAGAAAGAGCAATTGCATCACTTGGCTCTTGAGGGCTTGGCTGATGAAAATAGAGACGCCACCGGTGTGAATAATAGCCCCTCAATGGGGAACGGGGAGAAAGAAAATGTCTTACGCCAGCTTTTTGTGACAGTTAGCCCTAGACTTTGTTATGCAATAAAATCTCATGTTTCTCATCTGAAAAGGTACATAGAGTGTGCTCTTTACATTTTCCCCATCTATGTTTGTATTAGTATTGTCTGTTGGGTATAGTAGTTTCTGTTTAGATCTAGAGAAGTCAGAACAGATTCCATAATATGCCTCTATCTTCTACTATTACTTTTCAAAGTTGCATGCTAATTTGGCCCTGGCTTCCTGCAGTTTTGCCCGCAATGAGAGTTCTATGAAAAGTGACCCCGTTGATGCTGACTACGTCGATGATAGTGATCAATTTAGTGGTATCCCAGACTCATTTGTTGGTGTTCCTCCAAACTCATACCCTCTTGTGTTAACTTTTACCAAGTTCTTACTAATGCTTGATGGCACATTGGGTAATTCTTACTTCGAAAGATTCCATGATGAACTGGATTTCTCTAGTAGAGGAAATATTAGTATAGTTGCTTCTTTTATAATGAAAAGGAAAGAGGTTAACTATGAGAAATTTAACATGTATTATTGGCCACACTTCAATTCACTACTTACCAAGAAGCTGGATTCCTCTCGAGTTTTTATTGAGATAATTTCCGTTATTAAAGGTGGTCTTCAAGTAGGAGGAACCGTTGCTGGTAAGCTTAGTCGAGAGGATTATCTTCACTTGTCTGCGGGACGGACATCAACTTTAAGTCGGTCCAAGAGAGAAATCATATATGATATATTCTTGAACTATGAGAAGACGAAGACAGAAAGAAGAGAATTTGATTTATCTGATTTTGTGAATGATCTTCATCGTCGGCTTAAGTGTGAAAGCTATGGTggtgattttattgattttgtttatgtaGATGAAGTACAAGATCTGACTATGAGACAAATTGCTTTGTTTAAATATATTTGCAATAATGTGGATGAAGGATTTGTTTTTTCTGGCGATACAGCTCAAACAATCGCAAGGGGAATTGATTTTCGTTTTCAGGATGTCAGATGTTTATTTTACAATGAGTTTTTGGGTGAAAGAAGTGACATGGGTAATGGAAGCCAAACAAGAGGACAAATGTCTCCGATATTCCATTTGAAGCAGAATTTTCGTACTCATGCTGGTGTTCTCAAGTTAGGAAAGAGTGTTATTGAgcttatttatcattttttccCTCATTCCATCGACATTTTACCCCATGAGACTAGTCTTATCTTTGGAGAAGCTCCAATCTTGTTGGAATCAGGATCAGAGGAGAATGCCGTTATCACAATATTTGGTAATGCTGGAAATATGAGTGGTGGTAATCTTGTCGGTTTTGGAGCTGAACAAGTGATACTTGTACGGGATGATTGTGTTAGGAAAGAAATATCAAGCTACGTAGGGAAAAATGCTCTCGTGCTAACGATAGTTGAGTGCAAAGGGTTGGAGTTTCAGGTAAATGAAAACTTAATATCTAAATGTAGCTATAAATTTCAATgaatttaaactttaatatgataatggacTGCATTTATTTGCTGTCTTTTAGGATGTTCTGCTGTACAATTTCTTTGGGTCCTCACCACTAAAAAATCATTGGCGGGTGATATACGAGCTCATGGATATGAAGAATTTGCTTGATTCAAATTCGAAACCAGCTTTTCCTAATTTTAATCCCGCAAAGCACAATGTTTTATGCTCTGAGCTGAAGCAGCTATATGTTGCTATCACTCGAACCCGACAAAGATTATGGGTTTGTGAGAACAAAGAAGATCTTTCAAAACCGATGTTTGACTACTGGAAGAAGTTATGTGTAGTTCAGGTCAGGCAGTTGGATGATTCACTCGCACGAGCTATGCAAGTTGCAAGCAGTCCAGAGGAGTGGAAAGCACGGGGCAAGAAGGTCTCTCTGTTTTCTTAAAACTTCTGTtcgtaatttttttcttttatttattttgcagtatgaaaataaaagtctaTACGGTATTCCATTAATATACACTGGTACCATTTGTATTTCTTTCTTTACACTGTTTTTATTTGCAGTTGCTAGCAGTGGAAAACTATGAGGTGGCAACAATGTGCTTCGAAAGAGCAGGTGATAGACACTGGGAAATTTATGCTAAGGCTGCTGGGTTAAAGGCATCTGCTGATCGTAATCTTTTCTTGAATCCCGAAGAAGCCACAAGCATTCTTAGGCAAGCAGCAGAACTTTTTGAAAGCATAAATGTGTCCCGGAAAGCTGCAGATTGCTTCTATGAGTTGAAGGAATATGATCGTGCCGGTACGCCATttcatacatactaataaaaatgttagaaaatGACGAATATCATCCTTAGGAAGTTCTTGACTAATAAAGTTATTTTAGAGGATGATAGCTGATTACACGACAATATTTACTTgatttagaatttgattttttttttaattggagctaaattagggaatgtatttatataatataatgtttgAAGTATTCGTTTGATATTTTGTTTCTTCATCTATTAAATCACATTTCTATATTTCAGGTAGAATATATTTTGAGCTAGGTGAGGAGCCTGATCTTCAAAAAGCCGGTAATTGTTTCACCTTGGCCGGGCAATTTGAACGTGCTGCTGAAGTATATGCCAAGTCTAAGCTTTTCTCCGAGTGCCTTTCCTGTTGCACAAAGGGGAAGTTGTATGACTTAGGACTGCAGTATATTCAGGATTGGAAACTCCACGATATGGGCGGAGAAATAGACACGATTGAACATGTTTTCCTAGAAAATTGTGCTCTTTCTCAGCACGCACACGGTGATAAAATCTCCATGATGAAATTCGTTAAGGCTTTTCGTTCAGAGCATTCCATGCAAATCTTCCTTAGGAATTTGGGATGCCTTGACGAGCTTCTAGATTTGGAGGTTGAACTAGGAAACTTCTTAAAAGCCGCTGATATTGCAAGGGAAAGGGGGAACCTTCTACAGGAGGCAGATCTATTGGAAATGGGTGGGAGCTTCAAGGATGCATGTGAACTGCTTCTGCATTATGCTTTTGCTGGTTGTCTCTGGGATAATGGTAAAGGCTGGCCGTTAAAAAATTTCTCGCAGATGCAGGAGCTGCTGCTCAAAGCCAAGGCCTGCGCTTTTAACTTAGAGCCATACGATCTTTATAAGATTGTTTGTATAGATAGCTTGATTTTTTATAACCGAAACTGTTCCCTGTCTGAGCTGATGCAATTGCTGTCCATCTCGAAGAGTCATAAAAATCTCAGAGGGGAGATATTATCGACTAAAAGAATCTTGGATGGGATGCTTCAGGTTGATATTTCCAAGTATGAACAGGATACGGATATCATAGAAAATTCGTCTATGCTACACATGAAAAGAATTTCTCGGAACAAGGTCTCCATCgaaaccctaatttatttttggaacaCATGGAAAGAGACTGTTTCGAGAATATTGAAGTTTCTCAAGGATCTCGAAGAAAATCATGCAAGGGATTCTCCAGAACTTGAGTTCTGTTTTCACTACCTCGGGATTCGAAAAATGGGTTCTGGTACAAGTGCAGTTTACATTTGTTTGTACCCTGATGCTGAGTGGATGAAAGAGGTTGACAAAACTTTTTTCGTAAAGTTCGGAGAGTTTGTCAAAGTTGACATCGAGCACTTGTTAGCCGCTGCACATAACCATTGGTCCATGGAGCTACTTTCCACTGGCATGAAGGTTTTGGGTGTCCTGGAATCCATTCAGAAGAACTCATGGAAGTTTCCTCTGTCAGATTTCAGAAAGACTAAACTAATTCTTCgtatttttgaaattgcacaACTGCTTTTGTCTTGCAAACCTTTAAAGCAAAGGTATCAAGACCTAAAATCCGTGCAGGGATACAAAGATGTTTCAGTATCCGAATACTTCAAATGTGTGTTTCCTCTAGATTGGAGAAAATCCGTGAGCCAAAGCATTATAATTTTGAGAGAGTCTGAGATTTCAATGAAAATATTGAAAGAGGTAATATTACGGAACTTCCAACGGAGTGATGAATTGACATATGGGCAGCTAGGGCGCGTGGCGATGGTGCTGCTTGGATCACCTAAGGATAATTCTGAATCTTCACCATTGGATCTCAGAAGTCTTGACCCTAATTCTCCCTGGAAGCCTTTAATTCAGGTTCTCTCTCGGTGTGTTGGGGCTCAAGCCCAACTTAACGAGCCCCTTGCTTGTTACCTTCATAGAGCTTTAATGGATGTTTATGATGCCAATTGGAGGGTAAGAGATTACATACCGCCATTCTGTTTTCTATATCTAGTTGATCGCCTATTGTTTTCCCTTCTGGAGTTCCAAGGATACATACTAATAACTCGATCATCACTTGTTGAAAGTTTTATTAATCTTAATTGGGAAGTTAACCCGAGTACAAATCTGATGTCTTCGGGTGAGAAATCTAAGTTTCTACAAGAAACTTATCTCATTTTTGCTAGAATACTTTTTCACTTGCTCGTTAACACACAAGAAACTGTGCAATGGGTGAAAAAGGTTGGCATCAATGCAAAGGAAAATTTTCCGTTGCTGCTTCTGAGATTAGTCGTTTTGCTGTGTGTACTATTTGAGAACTCGAATTTCTTTTTGGAGGAAATTAAAGAATCGCTGAGAAGGCGAGATATTGTTAATCAATTGCCACACGCATTTTTAAATGCCTTACAATCACAGCATAAAGTTGGCATCAAAGTTGCTATTGCCCGAGCTTTTGATGCAATTGGAGATCCTCTAGTTGTTGTAAGAACCGAAAAACTTCTTACGAGAGAGTCATTACGTAGGGGTGTCATCTATCTGGATTATGCTGGTCAGAGTAAAGAGGAACTGCTCAAAATCCTGTTCCCAAATGAAGAGAATGGTTGTCAAGATGGATCTAATGCTGCTGGTATCAAATCAGGCATATTATGTGGCGCCATTTTCCCTCAGAAGAATGAAGAGTTCCATGACAGAAACATTTGggaaatatttgattttttgaagttGATTGAAGACAATAGCAACAAAAGTCAGCAACGAGTTGTGTCCGATGCCCCAAAGATTAAGGTAACTCTTGATTATCTGGGAATTGTTTGGTTAGACCATGCCTTTTTCTTTCAAGTCTTGAACCCAATAGGGGATTTATCAAATTTCATATTGTTTGGAATTTGTCCCTCTAATTATTACTCTTAAATGTTCCTTAACAGTTGTTGATTGATAAAACATGTGATTTGATGACAAGAGCCATGGCAATG
This genomic window contains:
- the LOC130809813 gene encoding uncharacterized protein LOC130809813 is translated as MVMMSGMNRAMKGVSFDEINERIARDFGFLNKVFSWSLDDIFNDNLYSEKVMQIPDSFETISDYLRSYVYPLLEETRVDLRSSLEILSRAPYAEIVQYHPSGRDQSQHLYDIQVDEWRNRFNDRGKEPYKTLPGDIFVLVKSRPETIYDLQTLAQIWTLASVTKIPKVDSEYEVDDNSSSTSFKVIASKDFDSKDREDDNNSLFLVFLMNSTTNKRIWNALHMSKNTRIIQGVLQMNNADEDSENPCGSFNNDCFFEDSCMESLNSSQKEAVVASLQAVQCENKSRVQLVWGPPGTGKTKTLGTLLYYLRRMNIRTLICAPTNVAITEVAGRLLEQITSSFPKDSGGFLGDILLFGNKQRLKVGTKIEDVYLDYRLKRLAECFAPITGWRGCFISLSNFLEDCASQYEVYVENVLIKSREEGIDERDCTGKIEPFHVFFRNRFKAAVKPVKHCISIFCTHVSKGVIGEHNLTEMVFLMTLLESFEELVFQDGLSSHELLKHFSSKEVENPSAVVVDFKNIHLLEANRMKCISVLRTLHRSLGGKFPNIMNKESLTELCFQMASIIFCTASSSYKLYTTPVEPPSLLVVDEAAQLKECESAIPLQLPGVRHAILFGDECQLPAMVNSKMSENAGFGRSLFERLSSLGWPKYLLNVQYRMHPAISSFPNTVIYLKQISDAPCVRKKSYERQFLPGMMYGPYSFINIYEGREEHDDDGRSRRNMVEAAVIAKILHNLHKTWRHSTQRLSVGVISPYAAQVVAIEEMLGRRYENLDNFGVKVRSVDGFQGGEEDIIIFSSVRSNNAGEIGFISSSRRTNVALTRARHCLWVLGNEKTLMKSDSIWKKLVLNARERCCFFNTDEDKSLTEAIIDIKKELNQLDELLNKDSVVFKSARWKVMFSDNFVKSFSKLPSTGAKKSVMNLLVKLSNGWRPRKVKADPACESSVQIVKQYKVEGRYVICTNDIVKESHGYIQVLKIWDVVLLDDVAKLVKRLDNIYATFTDDFRSHCKDRGLDGELEVPRMWSNSIDIVRYKSNDVEPTSACDGDLDVTNYAENAKVSESLLLMKFYSLSAGLVGHLLSDSDGKALDLPFEVTDEEFQIIRHQKSSFILGRSGTGKTTVLTMKLYQKEQLHHLALEGLADENRDATGVNNSPSMGNGEKENVLRQLFVTVSPRLCYAIKSHVSHLKSFARNESSMKSDPVDADYVDDSDQFSGIPDSFVGVPPNSYPLVLTFTKFLLMLDGTLGNSYFERFHDELDFSSRGNISIVASFIMKRKEVNYEKFNMYYWPHFNSLLTKKLDSSRVFIEIISVIKGGLQVGGTVAGKLSREDYLHLSAGRTSTLSRSKREIIYDIFLNYEKTKTERREFDLSDFVNDLHRRLKCESYGGDFIDFVYVDEVQDLTMRQIALFKYICNNVDEGFVFSGDTAQTIARGIDFRFQDVRCLFYNEFLGERSDMGNGSQTRGQMSPIFHLKQNFRTHAGVLKLGKSVIELIYHFFPHSIDILPHETSLIFGEAPILLESGSEENAVITIFGNAGNMSGGNLVGFGAEQVILVRDDCVRKEISSYVGKNALVLTIVECKGLEFQDVLLYNFFGSSPLKNHWRVIYELMDMKNLLDSNSKPAFPNFNPAKHNVLCSELKQLYVAITRTRQRLWVCENKEDLSKPMFDYWKKLCVVQVRQLDDSLARAMQVASSPEEWKARGKKLLAVENYEVATMCFERAGDRHWEIYAKAAGLKASADRNLFLNPEEATSILRQAAELFESINVSRKAADCFYELKEYDRAGRIYFELGEEPDLQKAGNCFTLAGQFERAAEVYAKSKLFSECLSCCTKGKLYDLGLQYIQDWKLHDMGGEIDTIEHVFLENCALSQHAHGDKISMMKFVKAFRSEHSMQIFLRNLGCLDELLDLEVELGNFLKAADIARERGNLLQEADLLEMGGSFKDACELLLHYAFAGCLWDNGKGWPLKNFSQMQELLLKAKACAFNLEPYDLYKIVCIDSLIFYNRNCSLSELMQLLSISKSHKNLRGEILSTKRILDGMLQVDISKYEQDTDIIENSSMLHMKRISRNKVSIETLIYFWNTWKETVSRILKFLKDLEENHARDSPELEFCFHYLGIRKMGSGTSAVYICLYPDAEWMKEVDKTFFVKFGEFVKVDIEHLLAAAHNHWSMELLSTGMKVLGVLESIQKNSWKFPLSDFRKTKLILRIFEIAQLLLSCKPLKQRYQDLKSVQGYKDVSVSEYFKCVFPLDWRKSVSQSIIILRESEISMKILKEVILRNFQRSDELTYGQLGRVAMVLLGSPKDNSESSPLDLRSLDPNSPWKPLIQVLSRCVGAQAQLNEPLACYLHRALMDVYDANWRVRDYIPPFCFLYLVDRLLFSLLEFQGYILITRSSLVESFINLNWEVNPSTNLMSSGEKSKFLQETYLIFARILFHLLVNTQETVQWVKKVGINAKENFPLLLLRLVVLLCVLFENSNFFLEEIKESLRRRDIVNQLPHAFLNALQSQHKVGIKVAIARAFDAIGDPLVVVRTEKLLTRESLRRGVIYLDYAGQSKEELLKILFPNEENGCQDGSNAAGIKSGILCGAIFPQKNEEFHDRNIWEIFDFLKLIEDNSNKSQQRVVSDAPKIKLLIDKTCDLMTRAMAMETSLCTDEHKILLEKGDCLVFELRLLSAALDTSVRQLKDNMMLIEDGARRLLLGKHVFEYFLSPLVPQIDDATTSPEANDAEQGNEDNAEVFDDVKSKEVHKDDTLVPSEKHVGSQACEKNRGKGKKKGKGGNNKKGKR